The following DNA comes from Actinomycetota bacterium.
TGGCTGGGGTGGGTCGACCGGCCCCGCCTGCGCGAGCTGCTCGCGGAGGTCGACATCGGGCTGGTGACGTTCCTGCCGGCGCCCAACCACATGGAGGCGTACCCCGGGAAGCTCTTCGAGTACATGGCCGCTGGGCTGCCGGTCATCGCATCGGACTTCCCGCTGTGGCGCGAGATCGTCTCCGAGGTGGCCTGTGGCCTGCTCGTGGACCCGGCGGACCCTGCCGCGATCGCCGCGGCGATCGACACGCTGCTCTCCGACCCGGCGGCCGCCGTCGAGATGGGGCGGCGCGGGCGCGAGGCCGTGCTCGAGCGCTACAACTGGGAGGCGCAGATGCCGGCCCTGCTCGACCTGTACGAGGCGGTCATGCGGTGACGGCCGCCGACGCCAAGCGCGTACCGGCGCTCGATGCGCTTCGTCTGCTCGGAGTGGGACTGGTCGTGGGCGCCCATCTGTTCCAGCGCTACGGTCATCCGTTCGGGGATCCCTTCGGGCCGAAGTGGCTGTACTGGGGCACCATCGGGGGCATCGGCGTGACGCTGCTCATCGTGCTCTCCGGCCTGCTCATCGAGCGGCGCTACGGAGGTGTGCCGATCGGATACGGCCGGTTCATGCGCCGCCGAGCCGCCCATCTGTACCCGGTCTACCTCATCGCGCTGGCGCTCACGCTCACGGTGTTCGGCCGGGGCCTGCCCAAGGCCACGTGGTACGTCCGCGTGCTCGACCTGTTCGGGGTCGCTTCCCTCGTCGGCGTGAGGTGGAAGGCGCTCATGCTGCCGATGAGCTGGTTCCTCGGTGTCATCCTCGCTCTGTACGCGCTGTGGCCGCTACTCTCGCGCGCGCTCGCGAGGTGGCCGACCGCGACGCTGCTCGCCGCCCTGGCCATGTCGGTGGCGGCCCGGGTGCTCGCGTTCCGCTACCTGCCCTACGAGCGTGTGCTCGACTGGTTCCTGCCGTGCCGGGTGTTCGAGTTCACGCTCGGTATGTGGCTCGCGCGCTCACCGCGCATCGCGGCTTGGCTCGACCGGTCGGCCGAGGGTACCTCGCCGCGCGTGACCGCCGCCTTGGCGCACGCGGGGGCGGTGTCGTTCCCGCTCTACCTGATCCACGGCTCCGTGCGGGATTGGGCGCTCATCGACGCACTGCCGCCGACGGCCTTCGTCGCGGTGTTCCTGGTGGTGTCGTGGGCGGCCGCCGAGGTGATCCTCGCGGCGGCGCTGCCGGTCGAGCGATGGCTGCGGGGAGGCCGGCCGGTCCGAGCGTGAGCTACGGCGTCCGGCTGGTCGTCGCCGAGTGGCCCTCGGTGAACGGCATGTCCGTCGCGTTCTTCGACGCGCCCGGCGCGTAGTCGCTCGCGAGCTCGTCCGACATGGTCTGCAGCGCCGCATCGCCGGTGATGCGCGACAGCTGGGCGAACTGCTGGACGTGCACCCGGTGGTAGCGTTCGGCAGTCACGCGGTGCGCGAGGCAGTAGAGGCTGAGGCCGCCGGGCTGGCGGTAGAGCGCGTAGTGGTCCTTGACGGTGAGGACACCGGCGCGCAGCAGCTCCGACGCGCGGGCATCGCCGGTCACGGCCCAGTAGTCGTACAGGCCGAAGAGGCCGAAGATGAAGCCGTTGAGCGCCTGTGTGTCCCCGCCGGGCGAGGGGTACTCGGACACCCAGTAGTAGCCGTCCTCATCGACGCGGACGGTCCACGGCTCGCCGACGCCCGCCGGCTCCAGGTCGAACGACGCGGCCACTCGCCGAGCGGCGTCGAGGTACTCGGCCTTGCCCGTGACCTCATACAGTCGCGAGAAGGTCGACAGCGCCTGGCCCTGGGTCATGCCCGAGTACCACGGCGCGATCATCTGGTCCTTCGCGTCCTTGCGGCCGTGAAGCGGGAAGTCGAAGTCGAAGGCGAACCACATGACGCCGTCCGCGTCGATCTCGGCGATCTCGATCAGCTTCGCCGCCTGCTTCTCGGCGAGCTCCAGGTCGCGCGGGTCCTTCGTCTGCCGGTAGGAGGTCAGGTACTTCAGGGCCCACTGGGCGAGCACGGTCGGGTGGTAGTGCAGCGTCTGGTCGGTGCGGTTCTTGAACATGACCACGCCGTTCTTGTCCGCGAGCGGGGTGAAGGTCGTGTTCGCGCTGGTCGCGTCGCTCCAGTACGGCGCTTCCGCCGGCGGGAGGTTCCTGAGCGTCCACGTGCCGACACGGTCGTCACGGATGCGCAGGTGCCCGCGCGCACAGCCGGCGGTGGCGAGCGTGACGACCACGAGTGCAGCGATGAGGGGGACGGAGCGTCTCACGGTGCGGTCCTCGGTCGGGTCGGATGCACCGCGACAGAGTACAGCAAGCGCCATGCGGAGAGGCCCACCGTCGCGGCCGCGAAGCTGACTGCGGCGACGGCGAGCGTGTACAACCACGGCCCCCAGGAGGCTGTTGGGAACAGCCTGGTCAACCACGTCATCACGACGGGATGAACGACGTAGACCCACAGGGCGAGAGGTCCTGCCTTCGCAACGAGCTCGACGAGACGGCCTGATCGCGGGGTCAACGCCGCGGCCCCGAGCGAGGTCGCGCCCGCCGAGTAGACACAGACCGCGATGCTCGTCAACGAGCCGGCCAGCCACCGCGGCAGCAGCGCCACCGGAACGAGGTACATCGCCAGCGTGATGGCGAGTCCTGTCACGCCCGCGAGTACGAGGGCGAGCGTCTGCCGCCCGTCGGGCGCGAAACCGCGTTCGGCGAGCGCCATGCCGGTCAGGTAGGCGCCGCACCAGTAGACCGCCGTACGGTACAGGACGATCCCGGGCGTGAGCGGGTTGAGAAGGGCGGCCTTGTCGCCCATGATGCCGGGGAGCAGCGCGGTGATGATGACGCCGGCGAGGAACGCCACCCAGGCGAGTACCGCCGCCGCGCCGGTCATGCCGCGGCCGGCTATCGCGTGTCCGACCAGCGTGGCGCCGATGAGCGCGGGGAAGAACCACAGCGGTCCGGCCGGCATTCCGTAGAAGACAGCGGCGAGGATGTCGCGGACGCCGGCGGTCGACCACCACGACCACGGCTGCCCCGCGGCCATCGAGAACAGCCACGCCGCCGCGAAGATGCCGGCCAGCTGCAGGACGCGGCGCCGGAGCGCGCGGTTCCCGTGCCGCTCGAGTGATCCGGAGTACGCCCAGCCTGCCGCGAAGAAGAAGAACGGCACGCCCGCGCGTCCGACGAGGATCAGCCCCGCGAGCAGCCGCGGCCACTCGTAGCTGCTGTAGAACGCATTGAGGCTGTGTGACCACAACACGCCTACAGCGGCGACCACGCGCAGCGCATCGATGTTGCGGTTCCGCTCGGCGGTCACGAAGTCTCCGGTGGGTCGGGCCCCGACGTGACCAGCGTGCCACACGCGCGTCTCCCGCGCACGGGCCGAGCTCCCGCTGGTCTACACTCCTACGCATGCGCATCGCATACCTGCACCAGTACTTCAACACGCCCGACATGTCGGGAGGCACGCGCTCGTACGAGGTCGCGCGCCGGTTCGCCGAACTCGGCCACGAGGTGCACATGGTCACCACCGACCGCTCGGGCGAAGCCGGCTCGGGCTGGCGCGAGACGCGGGAGGCGGGCTTCACGGCGCACTGGACCCCGGTCCCGTACAGCAACCGGATGAACTACGCGGAGCGGGTGCGCGCCTTCTTCGCGTTCGCCACGCGTGCGGGGCGCAGAGCCGCGTCGCTTCGGCCCGACGTCGTCTTCGCCACCTCGACGCCGCTGACGATCGCCCTGCCGGCCGTGCGCGCCGCCAAGCGGCGCCGGGTTCCGATGGTGCTCGAGATCCGCGACGTGTGGCCGCGCGTGCCCGTCGCGCTCGGCGCGCTGCACAACCCCATCGCCCGTGCGGCGGCCGAGCGGCTCGAACGGTACGCCTATCGCCATGCGGACCGGATCGTCGCGTTCGCGCCCGGCATGCGGCAGTGGGTCGTCTCGCAGGGCTATCCCGCCGAGCGGGCCGTGGTCATCCCCAACGGATGCGACCTACGCTCGTTCCCGGCCGACCCCGCCCGGGCGCAGGCCGTCCGCGATACCCGCGAGTGGCTCGACGACCGTCCGATGGCGCTGTTCGCGGGCACGCTGGGTGCCGTGAACGGCGCCGGCTGGCTCGCCGACGTGGCCGCTGCGGCCAAGGCGATCGATCCCGGCGCGCTGTTCGTGGTGATGGGCGACGGCAGGGAACGCGACGCGATCGAGGCGCATGCTCGCGCGCTGGGCGTGCTCGGCGACACCTTCCACCTGCTGCGGGCAAGGCCCAAGGCGGAGATGCCCGCGTGGCTGACCGCTGCGACCGTCTCGGTGTCGATGCTCACCGGGCCCGAATGCGTCTACGAGGACGTGGGGTCGAACAAGATCTTCGACACGATGGCGTGCGGCAAGCCGCTCGTGACGAACCACACCGGCTGGCTCGCCGACCTGCTCGCGTGCGAGGGCGCCGGCATCGTGCTCGACCCGGGCGACGTGGCGGGCGCGGCCGCTGCGATCTGTCGCTGTATGC
Coding sequences within:
- a CDS encoding glycosyltransferase family 4 protein translates to WLGWVDRPRLRELLAEVDIGLVTFLPAPNHMEAYPGKLFEYMAAGLPVIASDFPLWREIVSEVACGLLVDPADPAAIAAAIDTLLSDPAAAVEMGRRGREAVLERYNWEAQMPALLDLYEAVMR
- a CDS encoding acyltransferase, translated to MARDRLRGGLWPARGPGGPCRDRRGDRHAALRPGGRRRDGAARARGRARALQLGGADAGPARPVRGGHAVTAADAKRVPALDALRLLGVGLVVGAHLFQRYGHPFGDPFGPKWLYWGTIGGIGVTLLIVLSGLLIERRYGGVPIGYGRFMRRRAAHLYPVYLIALALTLTVFGRGLPKATWYVRVLDLFGVASLVGVRWKALMLPMSWFLGVILALYALWPLLSRALARWPTATLLAALAMSVAARVLAFRYLPYERVLDWFLPCRVFEFTLGMWLARSPRIAAWLDRSAEGTSPRVTAALAHAGAVSFPLYLIHGSVRDWALIDALPPTAFVAVFLVVSWAAAEVILAAALPVERWLRGGRPVRA
- a CDS encoding acyltransferase, which gives rise to MWHAGHVGARPTGDFVTAERNRNIDALRVVAAVGVLWSHSLNAFYSSYEWPRLLAGLILVGRAGVPFFFFAAGWAYSGSLERHGNRALRRRVLQLAGIFAAAWLFSMAAGQPWSWWSTAGVRDILAAVFYGMPAGPLWFFPALIGATLVGHAIAGRGMTGAAAVLAWVAFLAGVIITALLPGIMGDKAALLNPLTPGIVLYRTAVYWCGAYLTGMALAERGFAPDGRQTLALVLAGVTGLAITLAMYLVPVALLPRWLAGSLTSIAVCVYSAGATSLGAAALTPRSGRLVELVAKAGPLALWVYVVHPVVMTWLTRLFPTASWGPWLYTLAVAAVSFAAATVGLSAWRLLYSVAVHPTRPRTAP
- a CDS encoding glycosyltransferase family 4 protein; amino-acid sequence: MRIAYLHQYFNTPDMSGGTRSYEVARRFAELGHEVHMVTTDRSGEAGSGWRETREAGFTAHWTPVPYSNRMNYAERVRAFFAFATRAGRRAASLRPDVVFATSTPLTIALPAVRAAKRRRVPMVLEIRDVWPRVPVALGALHNPIARAAAERLERYAYRHADRIVAFAPGMRQWVVSQGYPAERAVVIPNGCDLRSFPADPARAQAVRDTREWLDDRPMALFAGTLGAVNGAGWLADVAAAAKAIDPGALFVVMGDGRERDAIEAHARALGVLGDTFHLLRARPKAEMPAWLTAATVSVSMLTGPECVYEDVGSNKIFDTMACGKPLVTNHTGWLADLLACEGAGIVLDPGDVAGAAAAICRCMRDAEWLASAGAAARHLAEERFDRDELAGQLERVLLDAVEEARR